The Oncorhynchus keta strain PuntledgeMale-10-30-2019 unplaced genomic scaffold, Oket_V2 Un_scaffold_28244_pilon_pilon, whole genome shotgun sequence genome includes the window cCCTTACTGTATGCTCTAACCCAACAGTCCAGGATGCAGCTCTACTATTTGACACAAGGCAACATGGTCCTTCTCCCAGTAAATGACAACTCCTCATTCCAGTCTTTCTCATGTTGTTCAGTGTTGTTATACGTTATAAGATGCATTTATAGATCATTAGCATGTATTGGGTCACCTTACAAATAGCCTTTTAATCCAAAACCCCTTGCAAATAAATTGCGTCATAGCTAATTTGGTACCAAAGTGCTTGTCGACCTGAAGCAGGAATTCTTATAAACTAGAGGGGCTAATTTGAACACGAAGAGGGATCTTTACAAATGTATTGAGGACAAAACACTGTGAACTGTGAGTGATCAACGATAGCAGGATCCTGTGTTATTTGGTTGTGTGTTGTCTATAACGAAGctataaataataataactaaTTACTGACTTACGAGAAAAGAGGGAGTCGCTCGTTAGCAGTGGAAATCTATTAAAactgaaaaaaaaacagaacaaaacACACGACCGATTCTGGAAACACACAAACAATACTTTTTCTTTTTTACTGCTCAATTAACTAGACCTGTAAAAATATCTGAATGTCTTAACAGGTCTTTTCAAACTCCCTTTTAAGTTGGATAATGAAAACCATTTGTACCTATGAGATGCCTTTCGTGAGGAGATTCCCTCCCcgaccacacacaacacacacacacacacacacacacaacacacaccacacacaccacacacacaacacacaccacacacacacacacacacacacacacacacacacacacacaacacacacacacacacacacacccacaacacacacacacaacacacacacacaccacaaaccacacacaccacacacacacacacacaacacacacaccacacaccacacacaccacacacacacacacacacaacacacacacacacacacacacaccacacaccacacaccacacaccacacaccacacaccacacacacacacacacacacacacacacacacacacacaccacacacaccacacaccacacacaacacacaccacacacaacacacaacacacaacacacacaacacacacacacaccacacaccacacacaacacacaacacacaccacacacaacacacacacacacacacacacacacacacacacacacacacaccacacacaacacacacacacaccacacaccacacacaacacacaccacatacaacacaccacacacacacacacaacacacacacacaccacacaacacacaccacacacacacacacacacacacacacaacacacacacacaccacacaccacacacaccacacacacacaccacacacacaacacacacacaacgcttTGTGTGTTGGTTATGGCAAGGTCTTGTCACGCTTGCatagagaggactggagaggctCAGGCTCATGGCACGCTGGTTAGTTTTATACAACCTCCCAGTCAATACAAAACTAAAACCTAGAATCTTTACATACCTCACTACTCAGAGAAaattacagcacacacacacacaggcaggagcAGATGCAGGAGCACGGTCAGGAGCACGGCCAGGAGCACGGCCAGGAGCACGGCCAGGAGCACGGCCAGGAGCACGGTCAGGAGCACAGTCAGGAGCGCGGCCAGGAGCACGGCCAGGAGCACGGCCAGGAGCACGGTCAGGAGCACGGTCAGGAGCACAGTCAGGAGCGCGGCCAGGAGCACAGTCAGGAGCACGGTCAGGAGCACAGTCAGGAGCACGGCCAGGAGCACGGTCAGGAGCACGGTCAGGAGCACAGTCAGGAGCACGGCCAGGAGCACGGTCAGGAGCACGGTCAGGAGCACGGTCAGGAGCACGGTCAGGAGCACGGCCAGGAGCATGGTCAGGAGCACGGTCAGGAGCACAGTCAGGAGCGCGGCCAGGAGCACGGTCAGGAGCACGGCCAGGAGCGCGGCCAGGAGCACGGCCAGGAGCACGGCCAGGAGCATGGTCAGGAGCACGGTCAGGAGCACAGTCAGGAGCGCGGCCAGGAGCACGGTCAGGAGCACGGCCAGGAGCACGGTCAGGAGCACGGCCAGGAGCATGGTCAGGAGCACGGTCAGGAGCACGGACAGGAGCACGGCCAGGAGCACGGCCAGGAGCACGGTCAGGAGCACGGCAAGGAGCACGGGCAGGAGCGCGGCCAGGAGCGCGGCCAGGAGCACGGTCAGGAGCACGGCCAGGAGCACGGGCGGGAGCACGGCCAGGAGCACGGTCAGGTGTAACCCTTACTAAATGAGTAGACCAGTTTCTCACAGGCAGGTGTAACCCTTGCTAAATGAGTAGCCCATTATCTCACAGGCAGGTGTAACCCTTATTAAATGAGTAGCCCGTTATCTCACAGGCAGGTGTAACCCTTACTAAATGAGTAGCCCGTTATCTCACAGGCAGGTGTAACCCTTGCTAAATGAGTAGCCCATTATCTCACAGGCAGGTGTAACCCTTACTAAATGAGTAGCCCGTTATCTCACAGGCAGGTGTAACCCTTACTAAATGAGTAGCCCATTATCTCACAGGCAGGTGTAACCCTTACTAAATGAGTAGCCCAGTATCTCACAGGCAGGTGTAACCCTTACTAAATGAGTAGCCCGTTATCTCACAGGCAGGTGTAACCCTTACTAAATGAGTAGACCAGTATCTCACAGGCAGGTGTAACCCTTGCTAAATGAGTAGCCCGTTATCTCACAGGCAGGTGTAACCCTTACTAAATGAGTAGACCAGTATCTCACAGGCAGGTGTAACCCTTGCTAAATGAGTAGACCAGTATCTCACAGGCAGGTGTAACCCTTACTAAATGAGTAGACCAGTATCTCACAGGCAGGTGTAACCCTTACTAAATGAGTAGACCAGTATCTCACAGGCAGGTGTAACCCTTGCTAAATGAGTAGCCCAGTTATCTCACAGGCAGGTGTAACCCTTACTAAATGAGTAGACCAGTATCTCACAGGCAGGTGTAACCCTTGCTAAATGAGTAGCCCGTTATCTCACAGGCAGGTGTAACCCTTACTAAATGAGTAGACCAGTATCTCACAGGCAGGTGTAACCCTTACTAAATGAGTAGACCAGTATCTCACAGTCAGGTGTAACCCTTACTAAATGAGTAGCCCAGTATCTCACAGGCAGGTGTAACCCTTGCTAAATGAGTAGCCCAGTATCTcacatatttatattttatttataagccatttagcagacgcttttatccaaagcgacttacagtcatgtgtgcatacattcacgTATGGGTGGTGTAACCCTATCCTGGctaaagcgccatgctctaccaactgccCAGTATCTCACATGCAGTGTGGTCTCGGAACATCATGTGACCGGTTATTTGATCTTACTGTAACAAGCAGGCATTATGCTAATGAGATATGCAAACGCTGTTGAGTCAGACAGCGACCTCTCCTGCGTCCACCGCAGTCAACCAATCAGATGAGGAGCATATGTTTGCTTGAAAATCTTTCATTCGTGAAGCATAGTTCACTCTGTCTACGGCATGGAGGAGGATTGTTGGTTGTTGATGGTGGGTGAAAAGAGATCCGTAGGTCTACGGCTGCATTGCTAATGCATGCCGTTATGATGAGCTGCCAGATTCACGTCGCGGATATCCTGAGACAGAGTGAAAACCCAGAAACCTGGAGAAATTACAGACAGATCCACTTCCCCTTCTTTATTGCAGAATTGTGATACGTGATCAATGAACATTGACAGTAATTCATCTTGAATAATAGTTTTACAtttacagtttaaaaaaaaacactttatttCAATAAATCAACATTGAAGGAATCAACCATATCATTGCCAAATGTATAAATAAACTAACTCATTTGTAAATGTTTGTAAAGGGTgtgtgctggtggcagggaagtcaggcgcaggagacaCACCAGCTTGGTGTAAACAGAGCAGTCTTAATAAGTGCTCAAAAAACTCagaaaaccaaaatatacaaaataatacaAGTGGGTACAGAACCCTTCGCACACCAGACCACAACTTGCACAATGCTTAAAAAACAAACAATCGCCGACAAGGACAACGAGGAGGAACAGGATGTTagatacacaacatgtaattggatgggattggaaccaggtgtgatggaagactaAGACAAAAGcaaaggaaaatgaaaagaggatcagcgatggctagaagggcggtgacttcgaccgccgaacgccaacATCGGCGCAATGTCAGACATCTGTCGTAAATGGGCTATTATTTTACTAAATCGTAATCTCAGTTGAACAAAATCTAGTCCATGCCAGGAGGGGATTAATTGTACTAAATCGTAATCTCAGCTGAACAAAATCTAGTCCATGCCAGGAGGGGATTAATTGTACTAAATCGTAATCTCAGCTGAACAAAATCTAGTCCATGCCAGGAGGGGATTAATTGTACTAAATCGTAATCTCAGCTGAACAAAATCTAGTCCATGCCAGGAGGGGATTAATTGTACTAAATCGTAATCTCAGCTGAACAAAATCTAGTCCATGCCAGGAGGGGATTAATTTTACTAAATCGTAATCTCAGCTGAACAAAATCTAGTCCATGCCAGGAGGGGATTAATTTTACTAAATTGTAATCTCAGCTGAACAAAATCTAGTCCATGCCAGGAGGGGATTAATTGTACTAAATCGTAATCTCAGCTGAACAAAATCTAGTCCATGCCAGGAGGGGATTAATTGTACTAAATCGTAATCTCAGTTGAACAAAATCTAGTCCATGCCAGGAGGGGATTAATTGTACTAAATCGTAATCTCAGCTGAACAAAATCTAGTCCATGCCAGGAGGGGATTAATTGTACTAAATCGTAATCTCAGCTGAACAAAATCTAGTCCATGCCAGGAGGGGATTAATTGTACTAAATCGTAATCTCAGTTAAACAAAATCTAGTCCATGCCAGGAGGGGATTAATTGTACTAAATCGTAATCTCAGCTGAACAAAATCTAGTCCATGCCAGAAGGGGTGAACGTTGATCAACTGGGTGAGCAGATTTCTATTTCAGCCCAGCAATAAAATACACATGAATAATCAGtcgtgttagtgctgggctggaacagacACCTGCACACCTTCATACCTACAGTGTTTGTCCTGCTGCAGCTGTAATATGTTTTGTAACATGAAGCAGGAAACACGTTACGTTATTAAACCTTTTAAAcgtcttatggctgcaggggcagtattgagtggcttggatgaaaggtgacccagaggtgcccagagtcaACGGTCTGGTCCTCAGTCGCAGTTgtatatatatgcatattataattAGTATTGGattgaaaacactctgaagtttctaaaacagtttgaatgatgtctgtggaataacataaggaaagaccagggtaacataagaccagggtaacataagaccagggtaacataaggaaagaccagggtaacataaggaaagaccagggtaacataaggaaagaccagggtaacataagaccagggtaacataaggaacgaccagggtaacatatggaaagaccagggtaacataaggaaagaccagggtaacataaggaaagaccagggtaacattagaccagggtaacataaggaaagaccagggtaacatatgaccagggtaacataaggaaaaACCAGGGTAACATatgaccagggtaacataaggaaagaccagggtaacatatgaccagggtaacataaggaaagACCAAGGTAACATAAGGAAAGACCAAGGTAACATAtggaaagaccagggtaacatatgaccagggtaacataaggaaagaccagggtaacatatgaccagggtaacataaggaaagaccagggtaacatatgaccagggtaacataaggaaagaccagggtaacatatgaccagggtaacataaggaaaaaccagggtaacataaggaaagACCAAGGTAACATAtggaaagaccagggtaacataaggaaagaccagggtaacataagtaaagaccagggtaacataagtaaagaccagggtaacataaggaaagaccagggtaacataaggaaagaccagggtaacataaggaaagaccagggtaacataaggaaagaccagggtaacataaggaaagaccagggtaacatatgaccagggtaacataaggaaagaccagggtaacataaggaaagaccagggtaacataagtaAAGAtcagggtaacataaggaaagaccagggtaacataagaccagggtaacataagaccagggtaacataagaccagggtaacatatggaaagaccagggtaacataaggaaagaccagggtaacatatggaaagaccagggtaacataagtaAAGAtcagggtaacataaggaaagaccagggtaacataacacCTGGGTAACataagaccagggtaacataaggaaagaccagggtaacatatggaaagaccagggtaacataagaccagggtaacataaggaaagaccagggtaacataaggaaagaccagggtaacatatgaccagggtaacataaggaaagaccagggtaacatatggaaagaccagggtaacataaggaaagaccagggtaacataaggaaagaccagggtaacataaggaaagaccagggtaacataaggaaagaccagggtaacataaggaaagaccagggtaacataaggaaagaccagggtaacatatgaccagggtaacataaggaaagaccagggtaacataaggaaagaccagggtaacataagtaAAGAtcagggtaacataaggaaagaccagggtaacataagaccagggtaacataagaccagggtaacatgaggaaagaccagggtaacatatggaaagaccagggtaacataaggaaagaccagggtaacatatggaaagaccagggtaacataagtaAAGAtcagggtaacataaggaaagaccagggtaacataagaccagggtaacataaggaaagaccagggtaacatatggaaagaccagggtaacataagaccagggtaacataaggaaagaccagggtaacataaggaaagaccagggtaacatatgaccagggtaacataaggaaagaccagggtaacatatggaaagaccagggtaacataaggaaagaccagggtaacatatgaccagggtaacataaggaaagaccagggtaacatatggaaagaccagggtaacataagtaaagaccagggtaacataaggaaagaccagggtaacataaggaaagaccagggtaacatatgaccagggtaacataaggaaagaccagggtaacatatggaaagaccagggtaacataaggaaagaccagggtaacataaggaaagaccagggtaacatatgaccagggtaacataaggaaagaccagggtaacatgtgaccagggtaacataaggaaagaccagggtaacataaggaaagaccagggtaacataagg containing:
- the LOC127928498 gene encoding histidine-rich glycoprotein-like codes for the protein MQEHGQEHGQEHGQEHGQEHGQEHGQEHSQERGQEHGQEHGQEHGQEHGQEHSQERGQEHSQEHGQEHSQEHGQEHGQEHGQEHSQEHGQEHGQEHGQEHGQEHGQEHGQEHGQEHGQEHSQERGQEHGQEHGQERGQEHGQEHGQEHGQEHGQEHSQERGQEHGQEHGQEHGQEHGQEHGQEHGQEHGQEHGQEHGQEHGQEHGKEHGQERGQERGQEHGQEHGQEHGREHGQEHGQV